The region CGGGGTCAGACCAAGGACGTCCGGTTCGCCACCTTCGAGGACCGCGTCGTCGGCCTGGCCCAGGCGGCCCTCGACGTGGCCGAGCGCTCCGGCCTCTAGTCGATCGGAGGGGGCCTCAACGGCCCCCTCCGAGACCTCCCCAGGAAAAGTTGCGCGGGCGAAGCCCGCGCTCGGAGTGGACCAGCGTGAGTGGGGCGGTTCGGCTACACGGCGCGCCCGGTTAACCCGACAGGCTCCTAGTGCTGTTCCAACTTAACCGGCCTAATAGACCGGATACGGGTGAGTGGATGCGGCCCGCGACCCAGGGACCGATGACGGTAGCGCAGGTACCGGTAGATGCGCTGCCGACGCACGCGGTGGCTCGGGTCGTCGGTGTTCGTCAAGGTGGCGCGCTTCAAGACCCCGAAGTGCGCCTCGATCAGATTCAGCCACGAAGCCTCCGTGGGCGTCCAGACCGGTCGGATCCGGAGCTGCCGCAGCAGGGCCAGGAAGCGCGGATGATCATGGACGTTGTGCAGATTGTCCATGATCACGAAGAGCCGCCGGCGTGGGTAGCAGGCGCGCAACCGGCGGAAGGCCTCGCTGACGTCGACCACACGCTTTCGACGACGGAACACCCCGGTGAGGCAGTCGGCATGGACGTCATAGAAGCCCAGGAACTGTTCGGTGCCATGGGGGCGCCGATACGTGGCGCGCACGCGGGCGGGCCGGCGGCGGCGCGCCCAAGTGACACCCCCCAGGGGGCGGAGCTCGAGGGGCCCCCACTCATCGAAGCAGACTACCGCCGCCCGCGGCGGACACTGTCGGTAGAGCCCGCGGATACGTTTTTTTTCCGGTCGAACGCCGGATCATGCGACGTCTTCCAGGTCCGCACCCGCTGGGCGGTGAGCCCTTCCCGGCGGAGCAGCCGGCGGACCCACTCATCGGTGACCGGGGGCAGCAAGCGACGCTCCCGACAGTACGTCGCGAGCTTGGGGACGGACCAGGCCGAGAACGGGAGCCCACGCTCGGCGGGACTGGACAGGGCCACGTCCACCAGCTCCCGGAGTTGCTCGGCCTTGAGGATGGGTGGCCGCCCTCTGGGATTGGCGACGCGCTCGAACGTGGTCCAGCCACTCGCATTGAACCGCCGGATCCAGTCATACGCCGCCGTGAAGTGGCAGCCGACCCGTTCGGCCGCCTCGACGACCCCCCGCCCCTTGCGGACTTCGTCGATGATCCGGTACCGCTGGTGCACGCGCACCGACAAGGACAGGTCCTTGAGCTTGCTCCGCAGCACGCGCTGCTCCCCCCGCGTCAGCGGGCGGAGCCGGACGGGCTTGGGCATCCAGTCCCCCCTTTCGTTGGGGGACAGGATACCACGTATTAGTCATAGTAAGTTGGAACAGCACTAGGTCATTTCGGGGGGGTCTCGGAAGACCCCCCCGATGCCCCCCCGTCGTGGCGGCGGCGAAGCCGCCGCTCGGAGCGCCACTCGACGCATCGCCCGCTCGGGGCCAGCCGCCTGGTTACTCCGACAGACCTGTAGATTGTGGCAGGGGGCCTCCGCGGCCCCCTCCCAGGCCCGCGTCACTGGCCGCCGATCCCTTGACGGCACGATACCCCCGCCATACGATGGCGTGACGTCGGAGCTCGCGGGCGCCGCTCCATCCTTGGGCAAGACGTGGAGGAGGCCGCGGCACGGCGAGCTGGTCCAGCCGAGCAAGGAGGGATCATGCCTAGCGAGCAGGTCTTCATCGGAGGCCAGTGGCGGCCTCCGTCGTCCGGCGAGACCTACGCCACCATCAATCCCGCCACCGAAGAGGAGAGCGCGCGGGTCGCCAAGGGCGACGAACGCGACATCGACCTCGCGGTCCAGGCGGCCCGCCGGGCATTCGACCAGGGGCCGTGGCCCAGGATGACGGCCGCCGAACGCGGCCGCCTTCTCTGGAAGCTCGCCGACCTCATCACGGCGAACCTCGACGACATGGCTCGCCTGGAGAGCATCAATACCGGAAAGACGCTCTTCGACTCGGGGAAGGTCGAGCTGCCCTTCGCCGCCGAGGTCTTCCGCTATTACGCCGGGTGGCCGACCAAGATCCACGGCGAGACGTTGAATCTCCGCGAGGGCGCGTTCAACTTCACCCTCCGCCAGCCGCTCGGCGTGGTGGGCGCCATCGTCCCGTGGAACTTCCCGTTCCTGCTGGCCTCGTGGAAGATCGCCCCCGCCCTGGCCGCCGGCAACACGGTCGTCCTCAAGCCTGCCTCGCTCACCCCGCTCACCGCGCTCAAGTTCGCCGAGCTGACCGCGGAGGCCGGCCTGCCCGAGGGCGTCTTCAACGTGGTCCCCGGGCCCGGCGGCAAGGTCGGGATGGCCCTCGTCCGGCATCCGGGGGTCGATAAGATCGCCTTCACCGGCTCCACCGAGGTCGGCAAGGGGATCATGCGCGAGGCGTCGGCGACGCTCAAGCGTGTCTCGCTCGAGCTGGGGGGCAAGTCTCCGAACATCGTGTTCGCCGACGCCGACATGGAGGCCGCCCTGCGCGGGGCCATGACGGGCATCTTCTACAACAAGGGCGAGGTGTGCGCGGCCGGCTCCCGGCTGCTCCTGGAGGAGGGCATCCACGACGAGTTCGTCGGCAAGCTGACCGATCGGCTCAAGGGGCTGAAGGTCGGCGACCCACTCGACAAGTCCACCCGGATGGGTCCGGTGGTCTCCCGGCAGCAGCTCGAAACGGTCATGAGCTACATCGAGGCCGGCAAGCGCGAGGGCGCGCGCCTGGCCGCGGGGGGCGACCGGGCCCGGGTCGGCGACGGCCGAGGCTTCTTCCTCCAGCCTACCGTCTTCACCGGAGTCACCGGCTCGATGAAGATCGCGCGCGAGGAGATCTTCGGCCCCGTCCTTTCGGTGATCCCCTTCAAGAGCGTGGAGGAGGGCATCGCCCAGGGCAACGACACCTATTACGGCCTGGCGGCGGCCGTGTGGACCCGCGACGTCGGCAAGGCGCTGCGGGCGGCGCGGGCGATCCGCGCCGGCACCGTCTGGGTCAACGCCTACAATCTCTACGATGCCGCGCTCCCGTTCGGCGGCTTCAAGGAGTCCGGCTTCGGCCGCGAACTGGGCCAGGCCGGGATGGACCTCTACACCGAAGTGAAGAGCGTCTGGGTCGACCTGTCCTAGGCTCTCCGCCGAGCGCCACCGTGGATGCCGCCCCCCACGCCGCCCAGCCCACGCCGGCTCGACGCCGGCTCCGCGCGCTCATGCGCTTCGGGATCGCCGGGGTGGCCGTCACCATCGGGCTCCTGGGGGTGTTCCGGGTCCCGCGGTGGGTGGAGCCGTTCGCCGACCCGATCGAACTCAAGATCCTCGACTGGCACGCCCAGTTGCGCGGACCCATCCGGCCGCCGCCCAACATCACCGTGGTGGCCATCGACGAGTCGAGCCTCGAACGCATCGGGCACTGGCCGTGGCCCCGGACGCGAACGGCCGAGCTGATCGACCGCCTGTCCGCCGCCGGCGCGCGAGTGATCGCCCTCGACCTGCTCCTCTATGAGCCCGACCAGAACTCGAGCCTCACCCTGGCGCAGTCGCTGACCCGGCGCTACCGGGCGCTCGGTCTCGATCGCGCAGGGGGCTCGGCCGGCCAGTTCGCCCGAACCCTCGAGGAGGCGCTGGCCGCGGCCGATCCCGATCGGGCATTGACCGAGGCCATGACGGCCACCCGGCGCGTGGTGCTCCCCTACGTCTTCGTCTTCCCTCCGGTGCAGGCGCCGCCTCTCGACGACGACGCCCGGCGGCGTCTCAATCGCTCGAGCGTCGTCGGCCTCGCCGAGGAAGAGGCCCGGGAGGCGGTGGAACCGCTCCGGGCCGCCGGGGTCCTCCTCCCGCTCCCCCAGTTCCACGCCGCCGCGGCGGGAGCCGGTCACGTCAACGTGATCCCCGACCCGGACGGAGCCTTGCGGCGCTTCGCCCTGGTCATCCAGCTCGGGGACGCCTACTTCCCCAGCCTCATGCTCGAGACGGCTCGGCTCGGCCAGAGGCTCCCCCGGTCGCGGGTCCGGCTCACCGTGGACCAGCACGTGCAGGTCGGCGCCCGCCTGATCCCGACCGACCAGAACGGGTTCATGCACCTCACCTATTACGGGCCCAGCGGGACCTTCCCGCGCATCCCGGCCGCGGACGTCCTGACGGGATCCTCGCCGCCGCCGGTCGACGGCCACATGGTCCTGGTGGGCTTCACCGCCCTGGGCCTGATGGATGTCCGGCCCACCCCCTTCGACGCCGACATGCCCGGCGTCGAGAGCCACGCCACCGCCCTGGCGAACCTCCTCGAGGGGCGGAGCCTGCGGCGCCACTCCTCCATGCGGCTCCTCGAAGCGGTCGGCGTCCTCATGCTGGCGCTGGTCTCACCCCTCGTCCTGCCGCGCCTCGGCGCGGTGTGGGGCACCGTCGTGGCCCTGGCGCTGGGCGGGATGACGGCCGGCCTCGGGCATGCGGCGTTCCGCCTGTGGGGAACGTGGGTGGAGTTGCTCCCGCCCCTGGTCGCGCTGGCGGTGGCCCACGTCGGGAGCGTCACCTACCAGGTCCTCACCGAGCAGCGCGAGCGACGCTGGATCAAGCGGGCCTTCCAGCAGTACGTGCCGACCGAGGTGGTCGAGGCGATCGCGCAAGACCCCACCGCGCTCGTGTTCGGCGGCGACCGGCGTACGCTCACGGTCCTGTTCTCGGACATCCGGGGCTTCACGACTTACTCCGAGCGCCACGCCGCGGAGGACGTCGTGGCCGTTCTCCAGGAGTATCTGTCGGAGATGGTCGAGATCGTCTTCCGCCACGGCGGAACGCTCGACAAGTTCATGGGAGACGCCGTCATGGCGATCTTCGGGGCGCCGCTGGCCGACCCCGACCATGCCTTCCACGCCTGTCGGGCCGCGGTCGAGATGAACGATCGGCTGGCCGAGCTCAACGCGCAGTGGCAGGCCGCCGGTCGAGAGCCGCTGGCCGCCGGCGTGGGCATCAGCACGGGCGAGATGCTGGTCGGGAACTTCGGCTCATCCCAGCGCTTCTCCTACACGGTGATCGGCGACCAGGTCAACCTGGGTTCCCGCCTCGAAGGGTTGACCAAGGAGTACACGACGCGGCGCCCGATCATCATCAGCGAGGGCACCTACGCGCAGGTCCGCGGGCGCGTGACCGCCCGGCCCCTCGGCAGCGTGACCGTCAAGGGCAAGCTCCAGGCGGTCGAGATCTACGAGCTCGAGGCTTTGACGCCGCCTTCCGGGGAGGGACAGCCATGACGCGCATGCGACCGGTCTTGATGGTGGCGATCGCCGGGAGTCTCTGCTGGACGGTCTGGGCCGAGGGCCAGCCGGCGAGCAGCGCCGAGGTCCGTCTGGCCCGGGCGCCGGCGGACGTCGTGTCCCGCGGCCAGACGGCCGCACGGCCCCTGGCCTCGGGCGCGCGGCTCTCGGAGGGCGATCGCGTCCGCACGGGTCGCGGCGGCGCGGCCGAGATCCAGCTGGGAGACGGGAGCCTGGTGCGCGTGGGCGAGCTGTCCGAGCTCGAGATCGACCGGCTCGACGTCGACGCCACCGGGGCCCCGACCACCTCCCGCTTCAACCTGGCCGCCGGA is a window of Candidatus Methylomirabilota bacterium DNA encoding:
- a CDS encoding helix-turn-helix domain-containing protein, coding for MPKPVRLRPLTRGEQRVLRSKLKDLSLSVRVHQRYRIIDEVRKGRGVVEAAERVGCHFTAAYDWIRRFNASGWTTFERVANPRGRPPILKAEQLRELVDVALSSPAERGLPFSAWSVPKLATYCRERRLLPPVTDEWVRRLLRREGLTAQRVRTWKTSHDPAFDRKKNVSAGSTDSVRRGRR
- a CDS encoding aldehyde dehydrogenase family protein, whose amino-acid sequence is MPSEQVFIGGQWRPPSSGETYATINPATEEESARVAKGDERDIDLAVQAARRAFDQGPWPRMTAAERGRLLWKLADLITANLDDMARLESINTGKTLFDSGKVELPFAAEVFRYYAGWPTKIHGETLNLREGAFNFTLRQPLGVVGAIVPWNFPFLLASWKIAPALAAGNTVVLKPASLTPLTALKFAELTAEAGLPEGVFNVVPGPGGKVGMALVRHPGVDKIAFTGSTEVGKGIMREASATLKRVSLELGGKSPNIVFADADMEAALRGAMTGIFYNKGEVCAAGSRLLLEEGIHDEFVGKLTDRLKGLKVGDPLDKSTRMGPVVSRQQLETVMSYIEAGKREGARLAAGGDRARVGDGRGFFLQPTVFTGVTGSMKIAREEIFGPVLSVIPFKSVEEGIAQGNDTYYGLAAAVWTRDVGKALRAARAIRAGTVWVNAYNLYDAALPFGGFKESGFGRELGQAGMDLYTEVKSVWVDLS
- a CDS encoding adenylate/guanylate cyclase domain-containing protein; this encodes MDAAPHAAQPTPARRRLRALMRFGIAGVAVTIGLLGVFRVPRWVEPFADPIELKILDWHAQLRGPIRPPPNITVVAIDESSLERIGHWPWPRTRTAELIDRLSAAGARVIALDLLLYEPDQNSSLTLAQSLTRRYRALGLDRAGGSAGQFARTLEEALAAADPDRALTEAMTATRRVVLPYVFVFPPVQAPPLDDDARRRLNRSSVVGLAEEEAREAVEPLRAAGVLLPLPQFHAAAAGAGHVNVIPDPDGALRRFALVIQLGDAYFPSLMLETARLGQRLPRSRVRLTVDQHVQVGARLIPTDQNGFMHLTYYGPSGTFPRIPAADVLTGSSPPPVDGHMVLVGFTALGLMDVRPTPFDADMPGVESHATALANLLEGRSLRRHSSMRLLEAVGVLMLALVSPLVLPRLGAVWGTVVALALGGMTAGLGHAAFRLWGTWVELLPPLVALAVAHVGSVTYQVLTEQRERRWIKRAFQQYVPTEVVEAIAQDPTALVFGGDRRTLTVLFSDIRGFTTYSERHAAEDVVAVLQEYLSEMVEIVFRHGGTLDKFMGDAVMAIFGAPLADPDHAFHACRAAVEMNDRLAELNAQWQAAGREPLAAGVGISTGEMLVGNFGSSQRFSYTVIGDQVNLGSRLEGLTKEYTTRRPIIISEGTYAQVRGRVTARPLGSVTVKGKLQAVEIYELEALTPPSGEGQP
- a CDS encoding transposase produces the protein MRGLYRQCPPRAAVVCFDEWGPLELRPLGGVTWARRRRPARVRATYRRPHGTEQFLGFYDVHADCLTGVFRRRKRVVDVSEAFRRLRACYPRRRLFVIMDNLHNVHDHPRFLALLRQLRIRPVWTPTEASWLNLIEAHFGVLKRATLTNTDDPSHRVRRQRIYRYLRYRHRSLGRGPHPLTRIRSIRPVKLEQH